The following are encoded in a window of Mycobacterium vicinigordonae genomic DNA:
- a CDS encoding AI-2E family transporter, with translation MNTEFTITQKRALAVTTIVALLFGAYFLRNYFVLIVVAAVGAYLFTPLFNRFNTRLNAGLSATCTLLSALLMVIVPVGLLVTLAIVQIARMVDSVAGWVRSTGLNGLGDKALHLVNELLGRVPFVHVTVTAETLRKAMVSAAQNVGHWLLGVLQSTAGSVAGVITSAIIFLYVFVAMLVNRDKLRNLIGQLNPLGEEVTDLYLQKMGSMVRGTVNGQFVIAFCQGVSGAASVYLAGFHHGFFIFAILLTALSIIPLGGGIVTIPFGIGMMFFGNIGGGLFVVLFHLIVVTNIDNFLRPILVPRDARLNPALMLLSVFAGISMFGPWGIIIGPVLMIIIVTTIDVYLAVYKGVELKPVEDKPVRRSWLPWRASDKRATSSAE, from the coding sequence ATGAACACCGAATTCACGATCACTCAGAAGCGCGCGCTGGCGGTTACCACCATCGTCGCTCTGCTGTTCGGCGCGTACTTCCTGCGCAACTACTTCGTTCTAATAGTGGTGGCCGCCGTCGGCGCCTACCTGTTCACCCCGCTGTTCAATCGGTTCAACACGCGACTCAATGCCGGACTTTCGGCCACCTGCACGCTGCTGTCGGCGCTGCTGATGGTGATCGTGCCGGTCGGACTGCTGGTGACGCTGGCGATCGTGCAGATCGCCCGGATGGTCGACTCGGTAGCCGGCTGGGTGCGCTCGACCGGTCTCAACGGCTTGGGCGACAAGGCCTTGCATCTGGTCAATGAGTTGCTGGGCCGGGTCCCGTTCGTGCACGTGACGGTTACCGCCGAAACGCTGCGCAAGGCGATGGTCTCAGCCGCGCAAAACGTTGGCCACTGGCTGCTGGGCGTTTTGCAGAGCACCGCCGGAAGCGTGGCCGGCGTGATCACCTCGGCCATCATCTTCTTGTACGTCTTCGTCGCGATGCTGGTGAACCGGGACAAGCTACGCAACCTGATCGGCCAGCTCAACCCCCTCGGCGAAGAAGTCACCGACCTGTATCTGCAGAAGATGGGTTCGATGGTGCGCGGCACCGTCAACGGCCAGTTCGTGATCGCCTTCTGTCAGGGCGTCTCCGGTGCCGCGTCGGTATATCTCGCCGGCTTCCACCACGGCTTCTTCATCTTCGCGATCCTGCTGACGGCATTGTCGATCATCCCGCTGGGCGGCGGCATCGTCACCATCCCGTTCGGCATCGGCATGATGTTCTTCGGCAACATCGGCGGCGGCCTGTTCGTGGTGCTGTTCCACCTGATCGTGGTCACCAACATCGATAACTTCCTGCGTCCGATCCTGGTGCCGCGCGACGCCCGGCTGAACCCGGCGCTGATGCTGCTCTCGGTGTTCGCAGGCATCTCCATGTTCGGACCGTGGGGCATCATCATCGGGCCGGTGCTGATGATCATCATCGTCACCACCATCGACGTCTACCTGGCGGTGTACAAGGGCGTAGAGCTGAAACCGGTGGAGGACAAGCCTGTTCGGCGGAGTTGGCTGCCCTGGCGGGCGTCGGACAAGCGAGCTACGTCAAGCGCTGAGTGA
- a CDS encoding dienelactone hydrolase family protein: MGAPEADLSGWSAEPFTGAGYTHDVYRKGSGPGVVLIPEIPGIHPGVLGLGNHLVDNGFTVAMPSLFGEPGQPKTAGYVAATLGRVCVAKEFAAMATNKQRPVSLFLRALARDLNASTPGTGVGVIGQCFTGGFALAAAVDDSVLAPVLSQPSVPFPLTAKQRRDPGLSDSELSIVAGRCADDGLCAMGLRFSEDKMAPGERFHTLKQRLGDAFEVIEINSAPDNEHGFGRMAHSVLTDEVREVDGQPAYEARKRVVEFLTQRLT; encoded by the coding sequence GTGGGCGCACCCGAAGCAGACCTGTCCGGCTGGTCAGCCGAGCCGTTCACCGGCGCCGGCTACACCCACGACGTCTACCGCAAGGGGTCGGGTCCCGGGGTGGTGCTGATCCCGGAGATACCAGGCATCCACCCCGGCGTACTGGGCCTGGGTAATCATCTGGTGGACAACGGGTTCACCGTGGCCATGCCGTCCTTGTTCGGCGAGCCCGGCCAGCCCAAAACGGCCGGCTACGTCGCCGCCACCCTCGGCCGGGTCTGTGTGGCAAAGGAATTCGCGGCGATGGCCACCAACAAGCAACGACCGGTGTCGTTGTTCCTGCGCGCCCTTGCCCGCGATCTCAACGCGTCGACGCCGGGCACGGGCGTGGGCGTGATCGGGCAGTGCTTCACCGGCGGGTTCGCGCTCGCCGCTGCTGTCGACGACAGCGTGCTGGCGCCGGTGCTTAGCCAACCGTCGGTGCCGTTTCCGCTGACCGCCAAGCAGCGTCGCGATCCCGGGCTCAGCGATTCCGAACTCAGCATCGTCGCCGGGCGTTGCGCCGATGACGGCCTGTGCGCCATGGGATTGCGCTTCAGTGAGGACAAGATGGCGCCTGGCGAGCGGTTCCACACGCTCAAGCAGCGTCTCGGTGACGCGTTCGAGGTGATCGAGATCAACTCCGCCCCCGACAACGAACACGGTTTCGGCCGCATGGCGCACTCGGTGCTCACCGATGAGGTTCGCGAGGTCGACGGCCAGCCGGCCTACGAGGCGCGCAAGCGCGTCGTCGAATTCCTCACTCAGCGCTTGACGTAG
- a CDS encoding DUF4245 domain-containing protein, with product MTAEPQPTPKPAKPRLLQDGRDMFWSLAPLVLGCILLAGMVGMCSIAPGGTNRGTVPSYDAAAALKADAAALGFPIRLPRLPADWKPNSGSRGGIDAGRTDAAAGQKLHASTSTVGYISPTGMYLSLTQSDADEDKLVASIHPGMYPTGTVDIAGTSWVVYQGADQNGAVEPVWTTRLASPSGPTQVAISGAGTPEQFRTLAAATQSQQPLPNK from the coding sequence GTGACTGCCGAGCCCCAGCCGACCCCGAAGCCGGCCAAGCCGCGGTTGCTGCAGGACGGCCGCGACATGTTCTGGTCGCTGGCTCCGTTGGTGCTGGGCTGCATCCTGCTGGCCGGCATGGTCGGGATGTGTTCGATCGCACCGGGCGGAACGAACCGTGGCACCGTCCCGTCCTACGACGCGGCGGCGGCGCTGAAGGCCGACGCGGCGGCGCTGGGGTTCCCGATCCGGCTGCCGCGGCTACCTGCGGACTGGAAACCCAATTCGGGCAGCCGCGGCGGTATCGACGCCGGCCGCACCGACGCTGCCGCGGGCCAGAAATTACATGCGTCCACCTCCACGGTGGGCTACATCAGCCCGACGGGGATGTACCTGAGCCTCACCCAGAGCGATGCCGACGAGGACAAACTAGTCGCCTCGATCCACCCTGGGATGTATCCGACCGGAACCGTCGACATCGCCGGCACCAGCTGGGTCGTCTACCAGGGCGCCGATCAGAACGGCGCGGTGGAACCGGTGTGGACCACCCGGCTGGCCAGTCCGTCCGGCCCCACCCAAGTCGCGATCTCTGGTGCCGGGACCCCGGAGCAGTTCCGTACCCTGGCGGCGGCGACACAATCGCAGCAACCGCTGCCGAACAAGTAG
- the glpX gene encoding class II fructose-bisphosphatase, whose protein sequence is MTAQGSGSTLAGASPARLSRGEAPDRNLALELVRVTEAGAMAAGRWVGRGDKEGGDGAAVDAIRQLVNSVSMRGVVVIGEGEKDEAPMLYNGEEVGNGDGPECDFAVDPIDGTTLMSKGMPNAISVLAVADRGAMFDPSAVFYMNKIAVGPEAAHVLDITAPIAENIRAVAKVKGLSPADMTVCILDRPRHAQLIADVRDTGARIRLITDGDVAGAISACRPGSGTDMLAGIGGTPEGIITAAAIRCMGGAIQAQLAPTDEAERRKALDAGHDVERVLTTRDLVSGDNVFFCATGVTDGDLLKGVRYQPGGCTTQSIVMRSKSGTVRMIEAYHRLSKLNEYSAIDFTGDTNAAYPLP, encoded by the coding sequence ATGACTGCCCAGGGATCGGGCTCGACCCTTGCCGGGGCGTCGCCCGCGCGACTGTCCCGCGGTGAAGCCCCAGACCGCAACCTGGCCCTGGAACTCGTGCGCGTCACCGAGGCCGGTGCCATGGCCGCGGGCCGCTGGGTGGGCCGCGGCGACAAAGAAGGCGGCGATGGCGCCGCCGTCGACGCCATACGCCAACTGGTGAATTCGGTGTCGATGCGCGGCGTCGTGGTGATCGGCGAAGGCGAAAAAGACGAAGCGCCGATGCTCTACAACGGCGAAGAGGTGGGCAACGGCGACGGGCCCGAGTGCGATTTCGCCGTCGACCCGATTGACGGCACCACCCTGATGAGCAAGGGCATGCCCAACGCGATCTCGGTGCTGGCCGTGGCCGACCGGGGCGCCATGTTCGATCCGTCGGCCGTGTTCTACATGAACAAGATCGCCGTCGGACCCGAAGCCGCACACGTGCTGGACATCACCGCGCCGATCGCCGAGAACATCCGCGCGGTCGCCAAGGTCAAGGGACTTTCGCCCGCCGACATGACGGTGTGCATCCTGGACCGGCCGCGGCACGCGCAGCTGATCGCCGACGTCCGCGACACGGGGGCCCGGATCCGGCTGATCACCGACGGCGACGTCGCCGGCGCGATCTCCGCATGCCGCCCCGGCTCGGGCACCGACATGCTGGCCGGCATCGGCGGCACCCCGGAGGGCATCATCACCGCGGCCGCCATCCGATGCATGGGCGGCGCGATCCAGGCGCAGTTGGCGCCCACCGACGAGGCCGAGCGACGCAAGGCCCTCGATGCCGGCCACGACGTGGAGCGGGTGCTGACCACCCGGGACCTCGTCTCCGGTGACAACGTGTTCTTCTGCGCCACCGGGGTCACCGACGGCGACTTGCTCAAGGGCGTTCGGTACCAGCCTGGCGGCTGCACCACACAGTCGATCGTGATGCGCTCCAAGTCGGGCACGGTGCGCATGATCGAGGCCTACCATCGGCTGTCCAAACTCAACGAGTACTCGGCGATCGACTTCACCGGCGACACCAACGCCGCCTATCCCCTGCCGTAA
- a CDS encoding class II fumarate hydratase, with product MADTATDEGEYRIEHDTMGEVRVPAKALWRAQTQRAVENFPISGRGLERTQIRALGLLKGACAQVNKDLGLLAPEKADAIIAAAAEIADGKHDDQFPIDVFQTGSGTSSNMNTNEVIASIAAANGVTVHPNDDVNMSQSSNDTFPTATHIAATEAAVSHLIPALQILQDALAAKALEWQTVVKSGRTHLMDAVPVTLGQEFSGYARQIEAGIERVRASLPRLGELAIGGTAVGTGLNAPEGFGVRVVAVLVEQTGISELRTATNSFEAQAARDGLVEVSGALRTIAVSLTKIANDIRWMGSGPLTGLAEIALPDLQPGSSIMPGKVNPVLPEAVTQVAAQVIGNDSAVAVGGLSGAFELNVYIPMMARNVLESFKLLTNVSKLFAERCIVGLKANVEHLRELAESSPSIVTPLNSAIGYEEAAAVAKQALKERKTIRQTVIDRGLIGDKLSVEELDRRLDVLAMARVETTDEN from the coding sequence ATGGCCGACACCGCGACCGACGAAGGCGAATACCGCATCGAGCACGACACTATGGGTGAGGTCCGAGTGCCGGCGAAAGCGTTGTGGCGCGCCCAAACTCAGCGTGCGGTGGAGAACTTCCCGATTTCCGGCCGAGGCTTGGAGCGCACCCAGATCCGGGCACTGGGACTGCTGAAAGGCGCTTGCGCGCAAGTCAATAAGGACCTCGGGCTGCTAGCACCGGAGAAGGCCGATGCGATCATCGCCGCGGCCGCCGAGATCGCCGACGGCAAGCATGACGACCAGTTCCCCATCGACGTCTTCCAGACCGGGTCGGGCACCAGCTCGAACATGAACACCAATGAGGTGATCGCGTCGATCGCGGCCGCCAACGGTGTCACGGTGCACCCGAACGACGACGTCAACATGTCGCAGTCGTCCAACGACACCTTCCCGACCGCCACTCACATCGCGGCCACCGAGGCCGCGGTGAGCCACCTGATCCCGGCGCTGCAAATTCTGCAGGATGCGTTGGCGGCTAAGGCGCTGGAGTGGCAGACGGTGGTCAAGTCAGGACGCACCCACCTGATGGACGCCGTTCCGGTGACGCTGGGCCAGGAGTTCAGCGGCTATGCCCGCCAGATCGAGGCCGGCATCGAACGAGTACGCGCTTCGCTGCCCCGGCTCGGTGAACTCGCCATCGGGGGTACCGCTGTCGGCACCGGGCTCAATGCCCCAGAGGGCTTCGGCGTCCGGGTGGTCGCGGTGTTGGTGGAACAGACCGGGATATCCGAGTTGCGCACGGCCACAAACTCTTTCGAGGCACAGGCGGCCCGCGACGGACTGGTCGAGGTGTCCGGCGCTCTGCGTACCATCGCGGTATCGCTGACCAAGATCGCCAACGACATCCGGTGGATGGGCTCAGGCCCGCTGACCGGCCTGGCCGAGATTGCGCTCCCCGACCTACAGCCGGGCAGCTCGATCATGCCGGGCAAGGTAAATCCTGTTCTGCCGGAGGCGGTAACCCAGGTCGCCGCGCAGGTGATCGGTAACGACTCCGCGGTCGCCGTCGGCGGGCTGTCGGGCGCCTTCGAACTCAACGTCTACATCCCGATGATGGCGCGCAACGTCCTCGAGTCATTCAAGCTGCTGACCAACGTGTCCAAGCTATTCGCCGAGCGCTGCATCGTGGGACTCAAGGCCAATGTCGAGCACCTGCGCGAGCTGGCCGAGTCGTCGCCGTCGATCGTGACGCCGCTGAACTCGGCGATCGGTTACGAAGAGGCCGCCGCGGTAGCCAAGCAGGCGCTCAAAGAGCGTAAGACGATTCGCCAAACGGTCATCGACCGTGGCCTGATCGGTGACAAGCTCTCGGTCGAGGAACTCGACCGTCGACTGGACGTGTTGGCGATGGCCAGGGTCGAGACGACCGACGAGAACTAG
- a CDS encoding adenylate/guanylate cyclase domain-containing protein has translation MSLAYILAVVDAAAILIPLRGHTLGVSNADFAEKNTGLVVLLVVLSTLAVAVAGPLILAPTLRWYVAGDEPTPKQRDAAIKLAGKQSALLAAVWGASGGILLLVNRDGGGALLVPISLGVVLGGAAAAGMGMLLAQRTLRPIMGLATRGCEPRLVVPGVFARLVLLWFLCSALPIGVIATFVGLRSAGWLIDSSAALDVPVLVVSLAALLLGLPTMILTSRSISDPVSEVADAMAEIEHGHMGTYVGVYERSQIGRLQSGFNRMVTGLEERERIRDLFGRHVGADVARRALEEGSSLSGDVVDAAVLYIDLVGSTGLAESLPPQEVAAVLNDFFRIVVDTVDEYRGLINKFEGDAALVIFGAPLRSGQPAADALATARALGVKLRRLPLVDFGIGVSAGRVFAGNIGAENRYEYTVIGDAVNEAARLADLAKTSDRRMLCSGGAIERADAAERKRWAECYSTVLRGRSEPTHVSAPVGTD, from the coding sequence CTGAGCTTGGCTTACATCCTGGCCGTAGTGGACGCTGCCGCCATCCTGATCCCGCTGCGTGGTCACACCCTCGGTGTGTCCAACGCCGACTTCGCCGAGAAGAACACCGGGCTGGTGGTGTTGCTGGTGGTGCTGAGCACCCTCGCCGTGGCCGTCGCCGGACCGCTGATCCTGGCACCGACCCTGCGCTGGTATGTGGCCGGCGACGAACCCACACCCAAACAACGCGACGCCGCAATAAAACTCGCCGGCAAGCAGTCGGCGCTGCTGGCGGCGGTCTGGGGGGCCAGCGGCGGCATCCTGCTGTTGGTGAATCGCGACGGCGGTGGCGCGCTGCTGGTGCCGATCTCACTTGGGGTGGTGCTGGGTGGGGCGGCGGCCGCGGGCATGGGCATGCTGCTGGCGCAACGCACCTTGCGGCCGATCATGGGGTTGGCCACCCGGGGTTGCGAGCCCCGCCTGGTGGTACCAGGCGTGTTCGCTCGACTGGTCCTGCTGTGGTTCCTGTGTAGTGCGCTGCCCATCGGCGTTATCGCGACATTCGTCGGGTTGCGTTCTGCCGGTTGGCTGATCGACAGTTCCGCGGCCCTGGACGTGCCGGTGCTGGTGGTGTCGCTGGCCGCGCTGTTGCTGGGGTTGCCGACGATGATCCTGACATCGAGGTCGATCTCCGATCCGGTCAGTGAGGTCGCCGACGCGATGGCCGAGATCGAGCACGGTCATATGGGAACCTACGTCGGGGTGTACGAACGTTCCCAGATCGGGCGTCTGCAAAGCGGATTCAACCGGATGGTCACTGGCTTGGAGGAACGCGAACGGATCCGCGACCTGTTCGGCCGGCACGTGGGGGCCGACGTGGCCCGGCGCGCTTTGGAGGAAGGTTCCTCGCTCTCCGGCGACGTGGTAGACGCGGCGGTCCTCTACATCGACCTGGTGGGGTCTACCGGGCTCGCCGAAAGCCTTCCGCCGCAGGAGGTTGCGGCGGTGCTCAACGATTTTTTCCGCATCGTCGTGGACACCGTGGACGAATATCGGGGACTGATCAACAAATTCGAGGGTGACGCCGCACTTGTCATCTTCGGTGCACCGCTGCGCTCAGGCCAGCCGGCTGCCGATGCGCTGGCGACGGCGCGTGCACTGGGCGTCAAGCTGCGCCGACTTCCGTTGGTGGACTTCGGGATCGGTGTCTCGGCGGGTCGAGTATTCGCAGGCAACATCGGTGCGGAGAACCGCTACGAATACACCGTGATCGGGGATGCCGTCAACGAAGCCGCGCGGCTGGCCGACCTGGCCAAGACCTCGGATCGGCGAATGCTGTGCTCGGGCGGGGCAATCGAACGTGCCGACGCCGCTGAGCGCAAGCGCTGGGCTGAGTGCTATTCAACGGTGCTGCGCGGGCGCTCCGAACCGACCCATGTCTCGGCGCCAGTGGGTACCGATTGA
- a CDS encoding polysaccharide deacetylase family protein, with the protein MPKRPDSQAWRYGRMVFGVVVAVGVLVIGGLTGHVTRADDANCSVVKCIALTFDDGPGPYTDRLLQILRNDDAKATFFLIGNKVAANPSGAKRIADAGMEIGSHTWEHPNMTTIPPEDIAAQFSRANDAITAATGRTPVLYRPAGGLSNPAVRQTAATFGLAEILWDVIPFDWANDANTAATRQVLMTQIKPGSVVLFHDTYSSTVDLVYQFIPVLKANGYHLVTVSEMLGPRAPGSSYGSRENGPPVNELHDIPAVQIPALPNTPSPKPMPNFPITDIPGQNSGGPNNGA; encoded by the coding sequence GTGCCGAAACGACCCGACAGCCAGGCCTGGCGCTACGGCCGCATGGTCTTCGGGGTGGTGGTCGCGGTGGGTGTCCTGGTGATCGGTGGCCTGACCGGCCACGTCACCCGGGCCGACGACGCGAACTGTTCGGTCGTCAAATGCATCGCACTGACCTTCGACGACGGTCCGGGCCCCTACACCGACCGGCTGCTGCAGATTCTGCGCAACGACGACGCCAAGGCCACCTTCTTCCTGATCGGTAACAAGGTGGCCGCCAACCCGTCGGGCGCCAAGCGGATCGCCGACGCGGGCATGGAAATCGGCAGCCACACCTGGGAACACCCCAATATGACGACGATCCCGCCTGAGGACATCGCCGCCCAATTCTCCCGTGCCAACGACGCGATCACCGCGGCAACAGGACGGACGCCGGTGTTGTATCGGCCAGCTGGTGGTCTGTCCAACCCGGCGGTGCGCCAGACCGCCGCCACCTTCGGTCTCGCCGAGATCCTATGGGACGTCATCCCATTCGACTGGGCCAACGACGCAAATACCGCGGCCACGCGGCAGGTGCTGATGACCCAGATCAAACCGGGGTCGGTGGTGCTGTTCCACGACACCTACTCCAGCACCGTCGACCTGGTCTACCAGTTCATCCCGGTGCTCAAAGCCAACGGCTACCACCTGGTGACCGTTAGCGAGATGCTCGGCCCGCGGGCGCCTGGCAGCAGCTACGGCAGCCGGGAGAACGGTCCGCCTGTCAACGAGCTGCACGATATCCCGGCTGTTCAGATCCCGGCGTTGCCCAATACGCCGTCGCCCAAGCCGATGCCGAACTTCCCGATCACCGACATTCCCGGGCAGAACTCGGGCGGGCCGAACAACGGTGCCTGA
- a CDS encoding PhoH family protein, with amino-acid sequence MTETRTYVLDTSVLLSDPWACSRFAEHEVVVPLVVISELEAKRHHHELGWFARQALRLFDDLRLEHGRLDQPIPVGAHGGSLHVELNHTDPSVLPAGFRTDSNDSRILSCAANLAAEGKRVTLVSKDIPLRVKAAAVGLPADEYHAQDVVVSGWSGMREIEVAAEDIDELFSDGEIDLAEARDLPCHTGIRLLGGSSHALGRVTPAKRVQLVRGDREVFGLRGRSAEQRVALDLLLDESVGIVSLGGKAGTGKSALALCAGLEAVLERRTQRKVVVFRPLYAVGGQELGYLPGSESDKMGPWAQAVFDTLEGLASPAVLEEVLSRGMLEVLPLTHIRGRSLHDSFVIVDEAQSLERNVLLTVLSRLGTGSRVVLTHDIAQRDNLRVGRHDGVAAVIEKLKGHPLFAHITLLRSERSPIAALVTEMLEEIAGPN; translated from the coding sequence GTGACCGAAACCCGGACGTACGTGCTCGACACTTCCGTACTGCTGTCCGACCCCTGGGCCTGCAGTCGGTTCGCCGAGCACGAGGTGGTGGTTCCGCTGGTAGTGATCAGCGAACTGGAAGCCAAACGTCACCACCACGAGCTGGGATGGTTCGCCCGCCAGGCGTTGCGGTTGTTCGATGACCTGCGCCTCGAGCATGGCCGCTTGGACCAACCGATACCGGTTGGCGCTCACGGCGGTTCGTTGCACGTCGAACTGAACCACACCGACCCGTCGGTGTTGCCGGCGGGTTTCCGGACCGACAGCAACGACTCCCGGATTTTGAGCTGCGCCGCCAACCTGGCCGCCGAGGGTAAGCGGGTCACGTTGGTGAGCAAGGACATTCCGCTGCGCGTCAAGGCCGCCGCGGTCGGCTTGCCGGCCGACGAATATCACGCACAGGACGTCGTCGTCTCCGGCTGGTCGGGGATGCGTGAGATCGAGGTGGCCGCCGAGGACATCGACGAGCTGTTCTCCGACGGCGAGATCGACCTGGCAGAGGCCCGGGATCTGCCGTGCCACACCGGGATTCGGCTGCTCGGCGGTAGCTCGCACGCGCTGGGCAGGGTGACGCCGGCCAAGCGCGTACAGCTGGTCCGGGGGGATCGTGAGGTGTTCGGTTTGCGGGGTCGATCCGCCGAGCAGCGCGTCGCGCTCGACCTATTGCTGGACGAGTCGGTGGGCATCGTCTCGCTCGGCGGCAAGGCTGGCACCGGAAAGTCGGCCCTGGCGCTGTGCGCCGGACTCGAAGCGGTGCTGGAGCGGCGCACCCAACGCAAGGTGGTGGTGTTCCGGCCTCTGTATGCCGTCGGCGGCCAAGAACTGGGCTACCTGCCCGGCAGCGAGAGCGACAAGATGGGCCCGTGGGCCCAGGCCGTCTTCGACACCCTAGAGGGGCTGGCCAGCCCTGCGGTGCTCGAGGAGGTGCTGTCGCGCGGCATGCTCGAGGTGCTGCCGCTGACCCACATCCGCGGCCGCTCGCTGCACGACTCGTTTGTGATCGTCGACGAAGCCCAGTCGCTGGAGCGCAACGTGTTGCTGACTGTGTTGTCCAGGCTGGGCACCGGCTCCCGGGTGGTGCTCACCCACGACATCGCACAGCGTGACAACCTGCGGGTGGGCCGCCACGACGGGGTGGCCGCCGTGATCGAGAAGCTCAAAGGTCACCCGCTGTTCGCCCACATCACCCTGCTGCGTAGCGAGCGGTCGCCGATCGCGGCGCTGGTCACCGAGATGCTCGAGGAAATCGCCGGGCCGAACTGA
- a CDS encoding acyl-ACP desaturase has protein sequence MAQKPVANALTLELEPVVEANVDRHLSTEDIWFAHDYVPFDRGENYAFLGGRDWDPSQATLPRPITDACEILLLLKDNLAAHHREFVEHFILEDFWGRWIGRWTAEEHLHAIALREYLVVTREVDPTANEHARVQYVMKGYRADHYSQVETLVFMAFSERAYGTFCRNLAARIEEPILAGLIDRIARDEARHEEFFANLVTHLLDYTHDETIAAIAARAADLEVPGADIEAYSDKLQNVAEAGIFDAAQLQQVISERITAWGLADEPALKQFVTD, from the coding sequence ATGGCACAGAAACCTGTCGCTAACGCGCTCACTCTGGAACTCGAGCCCGTGGTGGAAGCCAACGTGGACCGCCACCTCAGTACCGAGGACATTTGGTTCGCCCACGATTACGTGCCGTTCGACCGCGGCGAGAACTACGCGTTCCTCGGCGGACGGGACTGGGACCCATCCCAGGCGACCCTGCCCCGGCCGATCACCGACGCCTGCGAGATCCTGCTGCTGCTCAAGGACAACCTGGCCGCCCATCACCGCGAGTTCGTCGAGCACTTCATCCTCGAGGACTTCTGGGGCCGCTGGATCGGTCGCTGGACCGCCGAAGAGCACCTGCATGCGATCGCGCTGCGCGAGTACCTGGTGGTGACCCGCGAGGTCGACCCGACCGCCAATGAACACGCCCGCGTCCAGTATGTGATGAAGGGCTACCGCGCCGACCATTACTCGCAGGTCGAGACCCTGGTCTTCATGGCCTTCTCCGAGCGTGCGTACGGCACTTTCTGTCGCAACCTCGCCGCGCGCATCGAGGAGCCGATCCTGGCCGGGCTCATCGATCGGATTGCCCGCGACGAGGCTCGGCACGAGGAGTTCTTCGCCAACTTGGTCACCCACCTACTCGACTACACCCACGACGAGACGATCGCGGCGATCGCGGCCCGCGCGGCCGACCTCGAGGTGCCCGGCGCCGACATCGAGGCCTACAGCGACAAGTTGCAGAACGTGGCCGAGGCCGGCATCTTCGACGCGGCTCAGCTGCAGCAGGTGATCTCCGAGCGAATCACCGCCTGGGGGTTGGCCGACGAGCCGGCGCTTAAGCAGTTCGTCACGGACTGA